A region of Cucumis melo cultivar AY chromosome 2, USDA_Cmelo_AY_1.0, whole genome shotgun sequence DNA encodes the following proteins:
- the LOC103487488 gene encoding F-box protein At5g07610-like, with product MNAGDILFDVLSRLPTKTLLEMRLVSKAWDRLILDPLFVQAQFQKSGLALSGFMFQEKYQKCLDDIKTFTYMPIDADSKVQKMVFGFLPEDVVILQSCNGLVCCRSGFRTRQSTTIYVCNPLFKKWVSFEVAQLDRFSNIALAFDPILNTVNTATKFKVVRIQQLENEQEEMYYTFEIYSSETGTWKESNEVCYSDGNLLKNKGIYAKGVLHWLTDTDQILAFDTEKELSLLMPSPIPALEMFINPPGTCIGESRGLLHFIIICEDGIIVWCLDDYFETKWTHKHSKKLQVIEDENPNMFFQLYKNMQEKRVAGMDPCMDPLAFKDEVLLMRVYSTIYFYHTETSKVMEVCSVASLGPNPYVDPSAIPYSLSLIPLNVSLSQSDSNNNTNPSKN from the coding sequence ATGAATGCTGGTGATATTCTCTTTGATGTTTTATCACGGTTGCCAACGAAGACTCTTCTTGAAATGAGACTTGTATCTAAGGCGTGGGATCGACTTATTTTAGACCCATTGTTTGTGCAAGCTCAATTTCAGAAGAGTGGATTGGCATTATCGGGTTTCATGTTTCAGGAGAAATACCAAAAGTGTCTTGATGATATAAAAACTTTCACCTATATGCCCATAGATGCAGATTCTAAGGTGCAGAAAATGGTGTTTGGTTTCTTGCCTGAGGATGTTGTTATTTTACAATCCTGTAATGGCCTGGTTTGTTGTAGGAGTGGCTTCCGTACACGACAGTCGACAACAATCTACGTCTGCAATCCCTTGTTTAAGAAGTGGGTGAGTTTTGAAGTGGCTCAGCTGGACAGGTTCAGCAACATTGCTCTAGCATTTGATCCCATACTGAACACCGTAAATACGGCAACAAAATTCAAAGTAGTTAGAATACAGCAGTTGGAGAATGAGCAAGAGGAAATGTACTACACATTTGAAATATACTCTTCAGAAACAGGAACCTGGAAGGAATCAAATGAAGTTTGCTATTCAGATGGCAATTTGTTGAAGAACAAAGGCATTTATGCTAAAGGGGTCTTACATTGGCTTACTGATACCGATCAAATCCTTGCATTTGATACGGAGAAAGAACTCTCTCTGTTGATGCCATCTCCAATTCCTGCTTTGGAAATGTTCATCAACCCTCCTGGAACATGCATTGGGGAATCCAGGGGCTTACTGCATTTCATCATAATCTGTGAAGATGGAATCATTGTATGGTGTCTGGATGACTATTTTGAGACAAAATGGACGCACAAACATTCAAAAAAGCTCCAAGTGATTGAGGACGAGAACCCAAATATGTTTTTCCAGTTATACAAGAACATGCAAGAGAAACGGGTTGCAGGCATGGATCCATGTATGGATCCGTTGGCATTTAAAGATGAGGTTTTATTGATGAGGGTGTATTCAACCATCTATTTTTACCACACAGAAACATCGAAGGTGATGGAAGTCTGTAGCGTTGCCAGTTTGGGCCCAAACCCCTATGTCGATCCTTCTGCAATTCCTTATTCGTTGAGCTTGATTCCATTGAACGTTTCTCTCTCACAATCTGATTCAAACAACAACACAAACCCCAGCAAGAACTAG
- the LOC103487361 gene encoding reticulon-like protein B21, whose amino-acid sequence MDVGRRKVGVGSNSVVSGSVWESRMKMDEVKGGIKVFNGEDGSSNKEGKVVTRSMSKRISLEGSEKSPIQIGKGKRNSDDTKSPIQLRKMRSEEIERSPNQLRKSKSELVERNEKTQIQLRKVKSESVKTIVDDNVKAIVVVGGKNGGNSEHLQCPESESNEELSEIEKGIHGSIKEIEKPQVEIETSCKEFGVCHISTMAGPIKSTQKVSINDNENEANEEEETEEEEEDDDDNEIEKESFDIKEINLPEPKKVVNEVKKFHQIYEKPVPNSTKPTYTSKEYHNFQEKGNKLQSLVDLIMWKEVSRSAFVFGIGSFVIISSSYTNDINISFISVVSYVGLFYLAATFLYRSIICRGAIDMENVRNVVGEEEAIWVLKLLLPYLNEFLLKLRALFCGDPATTMKLAVLLFASARCGSSITVWKVAKWGFFGVFTLPKICSSYSSHLAAYAKFWVRRFRDAWESCSHKKGVALAIFVLVWNLSSVVARVWAAFMLFVAFRYYQQSIQTEEYWGDEDDQVEEEGDETCQASIGKEKYGSASLFGGIGSSAKQKKKF is encoded by the exons ATGGATGTTGGTAGAAGAAAAGTAGGGGTTGGTAGCAATAGTGTGGTTTCAGGGTCTGTTTGGGAGAGTAGAATGAAGATGGATGAAGTGAAAGGTGGGATTAAGGTCTTCAATGGAGAAGATGGGAGTAGTAATAAAGAAGGTAAAGTTGTAACAAGATCAATGTCTAAGAGAATTAGTTTAGAAGGATCTGAAAAGTCCCCAATTCAGATTGGTAAAGGGAAGAGAAATAGCGATGACACAAAGAGTCCAATTCAGCTTCGGAAGATGAGATCTGAAGAAATTGAGAGAAGCCCCAATCAGCTTAGGAAGTCGAAATCCGAATTGGTTGAGAGAAATGAAAAAACCCAAATTCAACTCAGGAAGGTGAAATCGGAGTCTGTGAAGACGATCGTTGATGATAATGTGAAGGCCATTGTTGTTGTCGGTGGGAAAAATGGAGGAAATTCAGAGCATCTTCAATGTCCAGAATCGGAATCGAACGAGGAATTGAGTGAAATCGAGAAGGGAATCCATGGATCTATTAAGGAAATTGAGAAACCTCAAGTTGAGATTGAGACATCTTGTAAGGAATTTGGAGTTTGCCATATTTCAACCATGGCGGGTCCAATCAAATCCACTCAAAAAGTATCGATCAATGACAATGAAAATGAAGCCAACGAAGAGGAAGAaacagaggaagaagaagaagacgacgaCGACAATGAAATCGAGAAGGAAAGCTTCGATATCAAGGAGATCAATTTACCAGAACCCAAAAAAGTTGTGAATGAAGTGAAGAAATTCCACCAAATCTACGAAAAACCAGTTCCAAATTCCACAAAACCCACTTACA CATCAAAAGAGTATCACAACTTCCAAGAAAAAGGCAACAAATTGCAAAGCTTAG TGGATTTAATAATGTGGAAGGAAGTATCGAGATCTGCCTTCGTTTTTGGGATTGGATCTTTTGTTATAATATCATCTTCATACACTAACGACATCAACATCAG CTTTATTTCTGTGGTGTCATATGTGGGACTGTTCTACCTCGCTGCCACGTTTTTGTATAGATCCATTATTTGcag GGGAGCCATTGATATGGAGAATGTAAGGAATGTGGTTGGTGAAGAAGAAGCAATTTGGGTACTCAAATTGTTACTTCCTTACTTGAATGAGTTCTTGTTAAAGCTTAGAGCTCTGTTTTGTGGAGATCCTGCCACTACAATGAAG CTGGCTGTACTGCTATTTGCCTCGGCTCGATGTGGCTCCTCCATAACCGTCTGGAAAGTGGCCAAATGGG GATTCTTTGGAGTGTTTACTTTACCCAAAATCTGCTCTTCGTATTCCTCACACCTGGCTGCTTACG CTAAATTTTGGGTTCGACGGTTTCGTGATGCATGGGAATCATGTTCTCATAAAAAAGGTGTTGCTCTTGCAATCTTCGTTCTTGTTTGGAACTTGTCCTCTGTCGTCGCTCGCGTCTGGGCTG CATTTATGCTTTTTGTAGCGTTTAGATATTACCAGCAAAGTATACAAACAGAGGAATACTGGGGGGATGAGGATGATCAGGTTGAAGAAGAAGGCGATGAAACGTGTCAAGCTTCCATCGGAAAGGAAAAATATGGGAGTGCTTCCCTTTTTGGAGGCATTGGCAGCAGTGCCAAGCAAAAgaagaaattttga